The Skermanella pratensis genome has a window encoding:
- the ccmB gene encoding heme exporter protein CcmB, whose product MNRFLHLVSRDLRLALRQGSDATVAVMFFVLCVVLFPFGVGPEPNILARIAAGVIWVAALLASLLSLERLFQNDYEDGSLELLTLSSLPLEAVVFAKVLAHWLVTGLPLIVAAPLLALLLNMEPAGFPVLVATLLIGTPTLSLIGAIGAALTLGARRGGVLLSLLILPLYIPVLIFGAGAIDASLSGFTARPHLLLLGGLLVAALPLAPWAGAAALRQAIE is encoded by the coding sequence ATGAACCGCTTCCTCCATCTCGTGTCGCGCGACCTGCGGCTGGCGCTCCGGCAGGGGTCGGACGCCACCGTCGCGGTGATGTTCTTCGTGCTGTGCGTCGTGCTGTTCCCGTTCGGCGTCGGGCCGGAGCCGAACATCCTGGCCCGCATCGCCGCGGGGGTGATCTGGGTGGCGGCGCTGCTGGCCTCCCTGCTGTCGCTGGAGCGGCTGTTCCAGAACGACTACGAGGACGGCAGCCTGGAGCTGCTGACCCTGTCCAGCCTGCCGCTGGAGGCTGTCGTGTTCGCCAAGGTGCTGGCGCATTGGCTGGTCACCGGCCTGCCGCTGATCGTGGCCGCACCCCTGCTGGCGCTGCTGCTGAACATGGAGCCGGCCGGCTTTCCCGTGCTGGTCGCGACGCTGCTGATCGGCACGCCGACCCTGAGCCTGATCGGGGCCATCGGCGCCGCCCTGACGCTGGGCGCCCGGCGCGGCGGCGTGCTGCTGTCGCTTCTGATCCTGCCGCTCTACATCCCCGTGCTGATCTTCGGGGCCGGCGCCATCGACGCGTCCCTGTCCGGCTTCACCGCCCGGCCGCACCTGCTGCTGCTGGGAGGGTTGCTGGTCGCGGCCCTGCCGCTGGCACCCTGGGCCGGGGCGGCGGCGCTGCGCCAGGCGATCGAGTAG
- a CDS encoding type II toxin-antitoxin system PemK/MazF family toxin encodes MAIKEHPPIGTVLFCDFDQGFKEPEMVKRRPVVVVSPKIGVRPGLCTVVALSTAEPVPKMPYHCRIDLDPPLPEPWGDRMRWVKGDMVCAVGFHRLDFPRYAKDVTGVRKYRYEPISSEDLRRVRICILSALGLGGLTKHMT; translated from the coding sequence ATGGCCATCAAAGAGCATCCACCGATTGGAACCGTGCTGTTCTGCGATTTCGACCAGGGATTCAAAGAGCCTGAGATGGTCAAGCGACGGCCCGTCGTCGTCGTAAGCCCGAAGATCGGCGTACGCCCGGGACTTTGCACGGTAGTGGCGCTGAGCACCGCCGAGCCGGTTCCGAAAATGCCGTATCATTGCCGGATCGATCTGGACCCCCCTCTGCCGGAGCCGTGGGGGGATCGCATGCGCTGGGTAAAGGGAGACATGGTCTGTGCGGTCGGGTTCCACAGACTTGATTTTCCGCGGTATGCAAAGGATGTCACCGGCGTTCGCAAGTACCGGTACGAGCCGATTTCGTCCGAGGATCTGCGTCGGGTCAGGATCTGCATCCTGAGCGCGCTTGGGCTGGGCGGATTGACAAAACACATGACTTAG
- the cobB gene encoding Sir2 family NAD+-dependent deacetylase gives MMLKPSDRIVILTGAGISKESGLDTFRCAGGVWERVRLEDVATPEGFARDPDMVHRFYNDRRSGLLQADVRPNAAHDALARLEREWPGEVLLVTQNIDDLHEGAGSRNLIHMHGELLKARCGVCGAISEIRADLSVEDDCADCGAVAEMRPHVVWFGEMPLEMERIYQNLATSALFLSIGTSGNVYPAAGFVQEARINGAHTVELNLEPSEGATLFDETIYGSATGTVPAFVERLLALR, from the coding sequence ATGATGTTAAAGCCTTCGGACCGGATCGTCATCCTGACAGGCGCCGGCATCTCCAAGGAATCGGGCCTGGACACGTTCCGCTGCGCCGGCGGCGTGTGGGAACGGGTGCGGCTGGAGGATGTAGCCACGCCCGAGGGCTTCGCCCGCGACCCCGACATGGTCCACCGCTTCTACAACGACCGGCGGAGCGGATTGCTCCAGGCCGACGTCCGGCCGAACGCCGCCCACGACGCCCTGGCCCGGCTGGAGCGGGAATGGCCCGGCGAGGTCCTGCTGGTCACACAGAACATCGACGACCTGCACGAGGGGGCGGGATCGCGCAACCTGATCCACATGCACGGCGAGCTGCTGAAGGCCAGGTGCGGCGTGTGCGGCGCGATCTCCGAAATCCGCGCCGACCTGTCGGTCGAGGATGATTGCGCCGATTGCGGGGCCGTCGCGGAGATGCGCCCCCACGTGGTCTGGTTCGGCGAGATGCCCCTGGAAATGGAGCGCATTTATCAGAATCTTGCCACTTCGGCCCTGTTCCTGTCAATCGGAACCTCCGGCAACGTGTATCCCGCCGCAGGCTTCGTGCAGGAGGCGCGGATCAACGGCGCGCACACCGTGGAGCTGAACCTGGAACCCTCTGAAGGCGCCACCCTGTTCGACGAGACGATCTACGGCTCCGCGACCGGGACGGTGCCGGCCTTCGTCGAGCGGCTGCTGGCATTGCGATAA
- a CDS encoding DUF6314 family protein: MADLRAFLAGAWRIARTMRDARLGQDGSFDGTAVFRDLGDGELLLRETGILRFGGHAGPAEQTYRYTFPDGPRRAMVFRHDGSPFHDLDLSDGAAEVLHRCGADVYRGGFRVEGHGAWRVRWLVGGPRKDYHMVTRYSRVPDPEE, translated from the coding sequence GTGGCGGACCTGCGCGCATTCCTGGCGGGCGCGTGGCGCATCGCCCGCACCATGCGCGACGCCCGGCTGGGACAGGACGGCTCGTTCGACGGGACCGCGGTCTTCCGGGACTTGGGCGACGGGGAGCTGCTGCTGAGGGAAACCGGCATATTGCGCTTCGGCGGGCATGCGGGACCGGCCGAGCAGACCTACCGATATACCTTCCCGGACGGGCCGCGGCGCGCGATGGTCTTCCGCCACGACGGCTCGCCGTTCCATGACCTGGACCTGTCGGACGGCGCCGCCGAGGTTCTGCACCGCTGCGGCGCCGACGTCTATCGCGGCGGCTTCCGGGTCGAGGGTCATGGCGCCTGGAGGGTGCGCTGGCTGGTCGGCGGGCCGCGCAAGGACTATCACATGGTGACGCGGTACAGCCGAGTTCCGGATCCGGAGGAGTAG
- a CDS encoding low molecular weight protein-tyrosine-phosphatase: MVKVLFVCTGNICRSPTAEGVFRHLVAEAGLAGQIETDSAGTHGYHVGEPPDRRSVAAAGKRGVDIGDLRARRVKPADFEEFDLILAMDQGHYDQLVRMAPDGAKDRVRLFMDYAPDAPRREVPDPYYGEGTHFTEVLDLVEAASSGLLDRLRHSRPGAVHFHAAEDS, from the coding sequence ATGGTCAAGGTCCTGTTCGTATGCACCGGCAACATATGCCGCTCCCCCACCGCCGAGGGGGTGTTCCGCCACCTGGTCGCCGAGGCCGGACTGGCCGGCCAGATCGAGACCGACAGCGCCGGCACCCACGGCTACCATGTCGGCGAACCGCCGGACCGGCGCTCGGTGGCCGCGGCCGGCAAGCGCGGCGTCGATATCGGCGACCTGCGCGCCCGCCGGGTGAAGCCGGCCGACTTCGAGGAATTCGACCTGATCCTCGCGATGGACCAGGGGCACTACGACCAGCTCGTCCGCATGGCGCCCGACGGGGCCAAGGACCGCGTCAGGCTGTTCATGGACTATGCGCCGGACGCCCCCCGGCGCGAGGTGCCCGATCCCTACTACGGCGAGGGCACCCACTTCACCGAAGTGCTCGACCTGGTCGAGGCGGCCTCGTCGGGCCTGCTCGACCGGCTCCGCCATTCCCGCCCGGGAGCCGTCCATTTCCATGCCGCCGAAGATTCCTGA
- a CDS encoding fructosamine kinase family protein, with product MPPKIPDSVGTVASARPLAGGNAAQLWLLDLRDGRRVVAKWGRGLALEGMMLRHLADHSRLPVPEMYHAEDRLLVMSHIESDGGLTASAQEHAAELVAALHGIGAPRYGFPQDTLIGPLPQPNPESDDWIAFFRDHRLMHMARKALDERRIDGTLMAAIERLAARLPDLIGEPAPPSLIHGDLWGGNVLAFRGRIAGFIDPAVYHADPEIELAFSTLFGTFGEPFFRRYRELRPIRPGFSEVRRDLYNLYPLLVHVRLFGGSYRGQVARIVNRFG from the coding sequence ATGCCGCCGAAGATTCCTGACAGCGTCGGCACGGTAGCTTCGGCCAGGCCGCTGGCCGGCGGCAACGCCGCCCAGCTGTGGCTGCTCGATCTCCGGGACGGGCGGCGGGTGGTCGCCAAATGGGGCAGGGGCTTGGCGCTCGAGGGCATGATGCTGCGCCATCTCGCCGACCATTCCCGCCTGCCGGTACCGGAGATGTACCACGCCGAAGACCGCCTGCTGGTGATGTCCCACATCGAGAGCGACGGCGGCCTGACCGCTTCCGCCCAGGAGCACGCCGCCGAACTGGTCGCGGCGCTGCACGGCATCGGGGCTCCCCGCTATGGGTTTCCGCAGGACACGCTGATCGGTCCGCTGCCCCAGCCGAATCCGGAATCCGACGACTGGATCGCCTTTTTCCGCGACCACCGCCTGATGCACATGGCGCGCAAGGCGCTGGACGAGCGGCGGATCGACGGCACCCTGATGGCGGCGATCGAGCGGCTTGCCGCCCGGCTTCCCGACCTGATCGGCGAGCCCGCCCCGCCGAGCCTCATCCACGGCGACCTGTGGGGCGGCAACGTGCTGGCGTTCCGGGGACGCATCGCCGGCTTCATCGACCCGGCGGTTTATCATGCCGATCCGGAGATCGAGCTGGCCTTCTCCACCCTGTTCGGCACCTTCGGGGAACCCTTCTTCCGCCGGTACCGCGAGCTTCGCCCGATCCGGCCGGGCTTTTCCGAAGTGCGCCGCGACCTCTACAACCTGTATCCGCTGCTGGTCCATGTCCGCCTGTTCGGCGGCAGCTACCGCGGGCAGGTCGCCCGGATCGTGAACCGCTTCGGCTGA
- a CDS encoding exopolysaccharide biosynthesis protein — protein MPDEMLAHSKHAISPHGRPRASELLDIFVEGHPDDRIVLGDLITLLGDRAFGALLLIFALPNMIPVPLPGLSTVLGLPMVLFAAQLMLGHRAPWLPARLARLTVRRETFLKMAGATRRYLVWAERLLRPRWAVLTDGPGERMLGAVCLLLSLILILPIPLGNLLPAFAVALMALGLLEKDGVCVTLGLCVAVGSVTVVVAVVILIIEAALLLYRQLFP, from the coding sequence ATGCCCGACGAAATGCTTGCCCATTCGAAGCACGCGATCTCTCCCCACGGGCGTCCACGGGCATCCGAGTTGCTGGACATCTTCGTCGAGGGCCACCCGGACGACCGGATCGTGCTGGGAGACCTGATCACGCTGCTGGGCGACCGGGCGTTCGGGGCGCTGCTGCTGATCTTCGCCCTGCCCAACATGATCCCGGTGCCGCTGCCCGGCCTGTCCACCGTGCTGGGATTGCCGATGGTGCTGTTCGCGGCCCAGTTGATGCTGGGCCACCGGGCGCCCTGGCTGCCCGCCCGGCTGGCCCGGCTGACGGTGCGGCGGGAGACTTTCCTGAAGATGGCCGGCGCCACCCGGCGCTATCTGGTCTGGGCCGAGCGCCTGCTCAGGCCGCGCTGGGCGGTCCTGACCGACGGCCCGGGCGAGCGGATGCTGGGCGCGGTCTGCCTTCTGCTCTCCCTTATCCTGATCCTGCCGATCCCGCTGGGCAACCTGCTGCCCGCCTTCGCCGTGGCGCTGATGGCGCTGGGCCTGCTGGAGAAGGACGGCGTCTGCGTGACCCTGGGCCTGTGCGTCGCCGTCGGCAGCGTCACGGTCGTGGTCGCCGTGGTGATCCTGATCATCGAGGCGGCGTTGCTGCTGTACCGCCAGCTGTTTCCCTGA
- a CDS encoding 2-hydroxyacid dehydrogenase codes for MPEKKKPVVVVTRKLPDVIETRMMELFDTRLNHDDTPPTAAELIEAVKTADVLVPTVTDRIDARVLSQAGPNLRLIASFGTGVDHIDLKTARQRGITVTNTPGVLTEDTADMTMALLLAVSRRLSEGERLVRAGEWKGWGPTTMLGHRIWGKRLGIIGLGRIGQALAKRARGFGLSIHYHNRRRVHPEIEGELEATYWESLDQMLARMDIVSINCPHTPATYHLLSARRLQLLRPHCYIVNTSRGEVVDENALTRMLQKGELAGAGLDVFEHEPAINPKLLTLDNVVLLPHMGSATIEGRIDMGEKVIINIKTFADGHAPPDRVLEAMF; via the coding sequence ATGCCCGAGAAGAAGAAACCCGTCGTCGTCGTCACCCGCAAGCTGCCGGACGTGATCGAGACGCGGATGATGGAGCTGTTCGACACCCGCCTCAACCACGACGACACGCCGCCGACCGCGGCGGAGCTCATAGAGGCCGTCAAGACCGCCGACGTGCTGGTGCCCACGGTGACCGACCGGATCGACGCTCGCGTCCTGTCCCAGGCCGGCCCGAACCTGCGGCTGATCGCCTCGTTCGGCACCGGCGTGGACCATATAGATCTGAAGACCGCCCGCCAGCGCGGCATCACAGTCACCAACACGCCCGGCGTGCTGACCGAGGACACGGCCGACATGACCATGGCGCTGCTGCTCGCGGTGTCCCGCCGCCTGTCGGAAGGCGAGCGGCTGGTCCGGGCCGGCGAGTGGAAGGGCTGGGGTCCGACCACCATGCTGGGTCACCGGATCTGGGGCAAGCGCCTGGGCATCATCGGCCTGGGCCGGATCGGCCAGGCGCTGGCCAAGCGCGCCCGCGGCTTCGGCCTGTCGATCCACTACCACAACCGCCGCCGCGTCCACCCCGAGATCGAGGGCGAGCTGGAGGCGACGTACTGGGAGAGCCTGGACCAGATGCTGGCGCGGATGGACATCGTCTCCATCAATTGCCCGCACACGCCGGCCACGTACCACCTGTTGTCGGCGCGGCGCCTGCAGCTGCTGCGGCCCCACTGCTACATCGTCAACACCTCGCGCGGCGAGGTGGTGGACGAGAACGCCCTGACCCGCATGCTCCAGAAGGGCGAGCTGGCCGGGGCCGGGCTAGACGTGTTCGAGCACGAGCCGGCGATCAACCCGAAGCTGCTGACGCTCGACAACGTCGTCCTGCTGCCCCACATGGGCTCGGCGACGATCGAGGGCCGCATCGACATGGGCGAGAAGGTGATCATCAACATCAAGACCTTCGCCGACGGCCACGCCCCGCCGGACCGCGTGCTCGAAGCGATGTTCTGA
- a CDS encoding SH3 domain-containing protein produces MISAARFGILAICFGVLLLPASLFAPAALAQEPESVPGMAPPTGLPVPRFVSLRSAEVNVRTGPGTRYPVEWVFVKRDIPVEITAEFDTWRRIRDWEGTEGWVHQSMLSGKRAMIVTGGVRVLRRTAGDAAAGLAKVEPGVAGKLLRCEQAWCEVNVDGYRGWLQRSEFWGVYPAEAIE; encoded by the coding sequence ATGATATCTGCCGCCCGTTTCGGCATTCTCGCCATCTGCTTCGGCGTCCTGCTGCTGCCCGCTTCGCTTTTCGCTCCCGCTGCACTCGCGCAGGAGCCCGAGTCGGTCCCCGGCATGGCTCCGCCGACGGGCCTGCCGGTACCGCGCTTCGTCTCGCTCCGCTCGGCCGAGGTCAACGTGCGGACCGGGCCGGGCACGCGCTACCCGGTGGAATGGGTCTTCGTGAAGCGCGACATACCGGTGGAGATCACCGCCGAGTTCGACACCTGGAGACGCATCCGCGATTGGGAGGGGACCGAAGGCTGGGTTCACCAGAGCATGCTGTCGGGCAAGCGCGCCATGATCGTCACCGGCGGCGTCCGCGTTCTGCGCCGCACCGCCGGCGACGCCGCCGCGGGCTTGGCCAAGGTGGAACCCGGCGTCGCCGGCAAGTTGCTGCGCTGCGAGCAGGCCTGGTGCGAGGTCAATGTCGACGGCTACCGCGGCTGGCTCCAGCGGTCTGAATTCTGGGGCGTCTATCCGGCGGAAGCGATCGAATAG
- a CDS encoding rubrerythrin family protein: MSLSGSRTEQNLKAAFASESQANRRYLYFAQQADVEGFHDAAAAFRTTAEGETGHAHGHLEFLQEVGDPATGRPIGTTRQNLAAAIAGETFEAVEMYLAMARTAREEGFDEIADWFETLAKAEKAHAARFQKMLDQLD, translated from the coding sequence ATGTCGCTCTCGGGCTCCAGGACCGAACAGAACCTGAAGGCGGCCTTCGCCAGCGAGAGCCAGGCGAACCGGCGCTACCTGTATTTCGCCCAGCAGGCCGACGTGGAAGGCTTCCACGATGCCGCCGCCGCGTTCCGGACCACGGCGGAGGGGGAAACCGGCCATGCCCACGGCCATCTCGAATTCCTCCAGGAGGTCGGCGACCCGGCCACGGGCAGGCCGATCGGCACCACCCGGCAGAACCTGGCCGCCGCCATCGCCGGCGAGACCTTCGAGGCCGTCGAGATGTATCTGGCAATGGCGCGCACGGCCCGCGAGGAAGGCTTCGATGAAATAGCCGACTGGTTCGAAACGCTCGCCAAGGCGGAGAAGGCCCATGCCGCCCGTTTCCAGAAGATGCTGGACCAGCTGGATTGA
- the irrA gene encoding iron response transcriptional regulator IrrA has translation MTGTRPFKHVLDRLQQVGLRPTRQRLALARLLFDKADRHVTAEQLHGEATDAEVRVSLATVYNTLHQFTDAGLLREVVVEAGRSYFDTNVADHHHFFFEGSGNLQDIPSESVTVAHLPQAPAGTKVARVDVIIRLMPEDPAAG, from the coding sequence ATGACTGGAACACGCCCCTTCAAGCACGTCCTGGACCGGCTTCAGCAGGTTGGCCTTCGCCCGACACGGCAACGGCTGGCACTCGCCCGCCTGTTGTTCGACAAGGCCGACCGGCATGTCACGGCGGAGCAGCTCCATGGCGAGGCGACCGATGCCGAGGTACGGGTGTCTCTGGCGACGGTCTACAACACGTTGCACCAGTTCACCGACGCGGGACTGCTACGCGAGGTGGTGGTCGAGGCGGGGCGGTCCTATTTCGATACGAACGTAGCCGACCATCACCATTTCTTCTTCGAAGGGTCGGGCAATCTACAGGATATTCCGAGCGAGAGCGTGACCGTCGCCCACCTGCCCCAGGCACCCGCCGGGACCAAGGTGGCGCGCGTCGACGTGATTATCCGCCTGATGCCCGAAGATCCCGCCGCCGGCTGA
- the acs gene encoding acetate--CoA ligase produces MNTTPNTTPSTFPPPEAAAKSAWVDAEGYARMYEQSVKDPEAFWGEHGKRLDWMRPYTKVKDVSFTGDVHIRWFFDGTLNVSANCIDRHLADKADQTAIIWEGDNPAESRHITYRELHEQVCRLANVLKAKGVKKGDRVTIYLPMIPEAAYAMLACARVGAMHSIVFGGFSPDSLRDRLVDCDSHLLITADEGLRGGRKVPLKKNADVALEGSPNVKTQIVVRRTGGEVAWTEGRDVWYDEEIAKVSADCPPEEMSAEDPLFILYTSGSTGKPKGVLHTTGGYLVYASMTHQYVFDYKPGEVYWCTADVGWVTGHSYIVYGPLANGATTLMFEGIPNYPSVSRFWEVIDKHNVSIFYTAPTAIRALMREGEAPVKKTSRKSLRILGSVGEPINPEAWLWYHRVVGDERCPIVDTFWQTETGGILISPLPGATTAKPGSATLPFFGVQPVVVDNDGKLLEGETEGNLCMADSWPGQMRTVFGDHVRFVQTYFSTFEGKYFTGDGCRRDADGYYWITGRVDDVINVSGHRMGTAEIESALVAHPKVAEAAVVGYPHDLKGQGIYAYVTLNAGEHPSEELRKELVTWVRKEIGPIATPDLIQWAPGLPKTRSGKIMRRILRKIAANEHEALGDTSTLADPGVVSELVDNRMNHS; encoded by the coding sequence ATGAACACAACGCCGAACACAACTCCCAGCACCTTCCCGCCTCCCGAAGCTGCTGCGAAGTCGGCCTGGGTCGATGCCGAAGGCTACGCCCGGATGTACGAGCAGTCGGTCAAGGATCCGGAGGCTTTCTGGGGCGAGCATGGCAAGCGCCTCGACTGGATGCGCCCCTACACCAAGGTCAAGGACGTCAGCTTCACCGGCGACGTCCATATCCGGTGGTTCTTCGACGGCACGCTGAACGTCAGCGCCAACTGCATCGACCGCCACCTCGCCGACAAGGCCGACCAGACCGCGATCATCTGGGAAGGCGACAACCCGGCCGAAAGCAGGCACATCACCTACCGCGAGCTGCATGAGCAGGTCTGCCGGCTGGCCAACGTGCTGAAGGCCAAGGGCGTCAAGAAGGGCGACCGGGTCACCATCTACCTGCCGATGATCCCCGAGGCCGCGTACGCCATGCTGGCCTGCGCCCGAGTCGGCGCCATGCACTCCATCGTGTTCGGCGGCTTCTCGCCCGACAGCCTGCGCGACCGTCTCGTCGACTGCGACAGCCACCTGCTGATCACCGCGGACGAGGGGCTGCGCGGCGGCCGCAAGGTGCCGCTGAAGAAGAACGCCGACGTTGCCCTGGAAGGGTCGCCGAACGTCAAGACCCAGATCGTCGTCCGCCGTACCGGCGGCGAGGTCGCATGGACCGAGGGCCGCGACGTCTGGTACGACGAGGAGATCGCCAAGGTTTCCGCCGACTGCCCGCCGGAGGAGATGAGCGCGGAAGACCCGCTGTTCATCCTCTACACTTCCGGCTCGACCGGCAAGCCCAAGGGCGTGCTTCACACCACCGGCGGCTATCTGGTCTATGCCTCGATGACGCACCAATACGTCTTCGACTACAAGCCGGGCGAGGTCTACTGGTGCACGGCCGACGTGGGCTGGGTCACCGGCCACTCCTACATCGTCTACGGCCCGCTCGCCAACGGCGCCACGACCCTGATGTTCGAGGGCATCCCGAACTACCCGTCGGTCTCGCGCTTCTGGGAAGTGATCGACAAGCACAACGTGTCGATCTTCTACACGGCGCCGACCGCCATCCGCGCGCTGATGCGCGAGGGCGAGGCCCCGGTCAAGAAGACCAGCCGCAAGTCGCTGCGCATCCTGGGTTCGGTCGGCGAGCCGATCAACCCCGAGGCTTGGCTGTGGTACCACAGGGTGGTCGGCGACGAGCGCTGCCCGATCGTGGACACCTTCTGGCAGACCGAGACCGGCGGCATCCTGATCTCGCCGCTGCCCGGCGCCACCACGGCCAAGCCCGGTTCGGCCACGCTGCCGTTCTTCGGCGTCCAGCCCGTCGTCGTGGACAACGACGGCAAGCTGCTGGAAGGCGAGACCGAGGGCAACCTGTGCATGGCCGACAGCTGGCCCGGCCAGATGCGCACGGTGTTCGGCGACCATGTCCGGTTCGTCCAGACCTACTTCTCGACCTTCGAGGGCAAGTACTTCACCGGTGACGGCTGCCGCCGCGACGCCGACGGGTACTACTGGATCACCGGCCGCGTCGACGACGTGATCAACGTGTCCGGACACCGCATGGGCACCGCCGAGATCGAGAGCGCGCTGGTCGCCCACCCGAAGGTCGCCGAGGCCGCGGTCGTCGGCTACCCGCATGACCTCAAGGGTCAGGGCATCTACGCCTATGTCACGCTCAACGCCGGCGAGCACCCGAGCGAGGAGCTGCGCAAGGAGCTGGTGACCTGGGTCCGCAAGGAGATCGGCCCGATCGCCACGCCGGACCTGATCCAGTGGGCGCCGGGCCTGCCGAAGACCCGTTCGGGCAAGATCATGCGCCGCATCCTGCGCAAGATCGCCGCTAACGAGCACGAGGCGCTCGGCGACACCTCCACGCTGGCGGATCCCGGCGTGGTCAGCGAACTGGTCGACAACCGCATGAACCACAGCTGA
- a CDS encoding Rieske (2Fe-2S) protein: protein MPGELCRLEEIPDGTGRGFTLRSGDPAGSAPLDILVVRQGDRAVGYVNSCPHARSPLDWTPDRFMSLDGRHIQCATHGALFEISTGLCVSGPCVGKFLARVAVTTKDGRVLAPDRPAGSEVGSEKA from the coding sequence ATGCCCGGAGAACTCTGCCGCCTGGAGGAAATCCCCGATGGCACCGGGCGCGGCTTCACGCTGCGCTCGGGCGATCCCGCCGGCTCGGCACCGCTCGACATCCTGGTCGTGCGGCAGGGCGACAGGGCGGTGGGCTACGTCAATTCCTGCCCGCACGCCCGCTCACCGCTGGACTGGACCCCCGACCGCTTCATGAGCCTGGACGGCCGCCATATCCAGTGCGCCACCCACGGCGCGCTGTTCGAGATCAGCACGGGGCTCTGCGTCAGTGGTCCCTGCGTCGGCAAGTTCCTTGCCCGCGTGGCGGTCACGACGAAGGACGGCCGGGTCTTAGCCCCGGACCGCCCGGCCGGATCGGAAGTCGGATCGGAAAAGGCCTGA
- a CDS encoding EVE domain-containing protein, whose product MAYWLVKSEPFKYSWDRMVADGVTHWDGVRNHQASNNLKAMRLGDRAFFYHSNEGLEIVGVVEIAREYYPDPGDESGRFGMVDVRPVVPAAMPVTLKQMKADPVLADMALIRQSRLSVCPVTDIQWRHICRLAGIDA is encoded by the coding sequence ATGGCCTATTGGCTGGTGAAATCCGAGCCCTTCAAATATTCCTGGGACCGGATGGTCGCGGACGGCGTCACCCACTGGGACGGCGTCCGCAATCACCAGGCGTCCAACAACCTGAAGGCCATGCGCCTGGGCGACCGGGCCTTCTTCTATCACTCCAACGAGGGGCTGGAGATCGTCGGCGTGGTCGAGATCGCGCGGGAATACTATCCCGACCCCGGCGACGAGTCGGGCCGGTTCGGCATGGTGGACGTCAGGCCGGTCGTTCCCGCCGCGATGCCGGTGACCCTGAAGCAGATGAAGGCCGATCCCGTCCTGGCAGACATGGCGCTGATCCGGCAGTCCCGCCTGTCGGTCTGCCCGGTCACCGATATCCAGTGGCGGCATATCTGCCGGCTGGCCGGCATCGATGCCTGA
- a CDS encoding YciI family protein, with product MHFIITCTDRQGSGDVRAANRTAHLAYLESFGDKIFAAGPTLTDDGSAMTGSVLIVEFDDRAGAERFSADDPYAKAGLFESVTIRPWRKVLPKSPA from the coding sequence ATGCATTTCATCATCACCTGCACCGACAGGCAGGGCAGCGGAGATGTCCGTGCGGCCAACCGAACCGCCCACCTGGCCTATCTGGAAAGCTTCGGCGACAAGATCTTCGCCGCCGGCCCGACGCTGACCGACGACGGCAGCGCCATGACCGGCAGCGTGCTGATCGTCGAGTTCGACGACCGCGCCGGCGCCGAGCGCTTCTCCGCCGACGACCCCTATGCCAAGGCCGGTCTATTCGAGAGCGTAACGATCCGGCCCTGGCGCAAGGTCCTGCCGAAATCACCCGCCTGA